The Helianthus annuus cultivar XRQ/B chromosome 15, HanXRQr2.0-SUNRISE, whole genome shotgun sequence genomic sequence AATATGACTCATAATTCCATGGATTTAATGTTTTTTGGAACGACTAACTTGCTTATTACTCTCCATAGATTGATTTTTGTAATTCATTCTAAATAATAACTAGATttaccacccgccgcaatgcggcgggggcGTAAAATCGTGCCgaatagcaccaatgccacaccaCCGCCAGCGACAACCAATATTGAAGTTACGATGTGTTAACGCGAATAAATTAGACTGCAACGTAAAACctagaaaataataattaagtcgatttaggacctcGCGCGTTGtaacgaacttgtcaaacagAAAAAGATAGACtgcgtaaaaacgttgaaccacacatgttgtgttaactcgcaaaatctaGTACGAAGCGTAAAACGACATgttaaaacgttgaaccacacacacgttatatcgtgttaacttgcaaaatttaaaacgaaaaatttgcgaaaTATGAAAAGTGTGGGGACCAAATGTGAAAGTACAAAAGTTGTGAGTTTAAATTGCAAGAGGTGAAAACTTTAGGTGTTATAAGTAGAAAAacaaaaagttttgggttaaaaatgaagtaacaattttttttttttttttttttttgaaaatctccCAAAGCATGATGTACATACCTCTATGCACACAAATGTTGCTAATTTATACTTTGTTAATATGAACTTTAAAACAGTAATAATTATATAATGTATTATAGGATGAGTTAAATTGAGATGACCCGACCCGAGTGGATATAAGACAATTGGCATTGATTATGAAGGTCCACCAATGTGAGTGGTATAAGAATCATAATGTTTGAAATTGATGCTTGATGTGCCAATACTCTCTTCATTCAACATGATTCCTCAAAAACTTTATTATTAACCCACAATATTTCTCATCACAAAAAGCTATTTCtaactaactttatttttttttatcattgcattttatatttagatttataactaactttatttttttatcaTTGCATTTTATATTTGGATTTGACCAAAAACAAACATTTTCCTATATATTAACTCTGCAATAGACCTTTTTTACAATGGCTAATTAAAAAACTCTATTCTCTTCCAAACACCATTTTATTTCATCATTTAATCATATGAGTTTACATATATATGCATTTTATGTTTTTTACGTTATAGCCCaaacaggggcggacctagcatGTTACTAGGGGTAGCCCCCGCTACCTCTTTATACTtcggcggtagtgtaaattttggaaaaatttgacgttttttcgatttcgttaccccttTTTATATGAAACGTTGCCCCTATaaagattttctagatccgccactgagcCCAAGTAAGTTGTCATAGTTATTGTAAATAAGATATGAGTGTCTTTTATATTTATCACATATTTATACAAtacatattaaataaaaataaaaatatcacaTGTTTACATATTAGATAGCATTTTGATGCAGATtctgtacatatatatatattaattctttacatttaacttttgtttttagtgattttgtctttttattattattattattttttttcgtAATAAACTTTAAAGAGTTTAGTTTTTGTTATTAAATTTTATATTACGTTTTTTCGAGATTTGGTTCTATGTGTATAGGTTGTTTTGTGTTATTATATTTGTCTTGTTTATCATGCACTCTTTGATCACTCATGTTATATTGGTACTTCATACACACACACCTCATGTTCTATTTATTTTTTCCCTGGGTGTTTTGGAGCCGAGTGTCTCTCTGAAAGCAGCTTTTCTATCCctaggggtagaggtaaggtgtgCCTACATCCCACCTACCCCAGACCCTACAAATAGCTTTACTATTTGTGGGATTTTACTgggtatgattgattgattgattgattgattaattgATTGATTGGTCGTCATTCATTTGCTACTTATCACTGTATTTGCTAATCAGATTTGGCCCCATAGTTTTTTTACCCCCTCAACTTTCTAATACGTGTCAATATAATTTTGTCTCTGTCTATGTTTTACATCACGCGAGTCACTTGGTGTTAAAAACTTGTGCTTTTGTTTTACGTCGTTTTTCGGTTTTTTTATCATTCGGTTGCTACTTAACACGGTTTTACTTTCCCGCTCCGCAACGCTGGTTGCACGGTTTTGCGGCCTCCATCCCACCACACAGGGACTTAAGACTAGTTAATGTATATAACGCTACAatacatttgttgcatattaaattaaattatataAATGTACAATCcatatcaaataaaaataaaatataaagatTTATGACTGGAGATCCGAGATCTCTATATATTCCCATCGAACTTATCCGTAGTCTGTTAATCAAAAGAAATGTGTCACAAAATATCGAATAAAATAGATATATTCTTCACAGTGAAGGTGGTAAGTGACAATAAAATCTTTTCTTGGATCCATAGACTGTTGTTTTCCTCCAATCACTTTGTCTTTGGCATATTAAAATGATCATTTCAGTTACTTTGCGGCTGAGACTTATTCAATTCTTTGTCAACAAATGATACCATCTAATCAATGTGGTGAGAGTGAGGTGACTTATGGATAACTCCAACATGATTTTCCATTGGGAGATCAAACCCTCACCATTCACCTACAAATATCTCAACACCATTCATCCAAGGACATGTAACTTATTTGTTTCATTCAAAATGGATGATTTTGCATGGTCTTCTGGGACACAAGATGCTGTTTTTGATCAGTTTAGAAGATGGGGTGATGAGTGGCTAGGTGATCCAAGTGTTTTTCAAGTCGATGGTGGTGAAGGTAGTAGCCATGGTGGTGGTAATTGCGGCGGCTACTATGGTGGTGAACAGGGAGATGGTAAAGTTGGAAGTGCTTCCAAGAACCATAGCGAAGCTGAGAAGCGGCGTAGAGATAGGATTAATGCACATCTTGCAACTCTAAGGAAACTCGTCTGTAATTCCGACAAGGTTATTACTCTCCTTCAATGCAAATAAGTTAGGCATTATGGATTTTGATAACCCAAACTACACTAATATAATAATTTATACACATAATGTTACCAATAACACTCCAAACTTTTACTTCCTTTTCTACGGCAATCTCACTCTAACGGAAACGTCACTCCGCATGCCCCCTAAATTACAACTGACAGTCAGAATGTTGTAAATAGTTTTAAAACGACATAAATGTAATGAACGCTGGAGTTACTTTTACGTCATAGTGAGATTGTATCTAGCAACAAAAGTGAAAGTTAGGATTGTCAATGATCTATTGATGGCATGAATTATTATTAACCAACCGACatagttttaaatattaaaatcTATAGGTTAATAACTTATCGTGTTCGCTAAGTTCTTAACTTTTTGTTGTCCCTAATGGGTAGCAAAAAACTATTGTGACAACAAATATGGCATCGCTATTTCCTGTCTTTGTCGCTAATGGGATTACGATATGCAAATTTGCGTTTGTATATGCAGATGGACAAGGCAACACTACTAGGAAAGGTCATCGAACACCTAAAAGAACAGAAATCAACAACTATGGAATTAAGCAAAGTGTATAAACTTCCAACAGATTCAGATGAAGTAATCATTGATTTTGTTTCTAATACTATGGAACCTAGTAACAATGTTTTCATCAAAGCTTCTATATGCTGTGAAGATCGACCAGAACTACTTTCAGAGATCAACCACACTATTAAAAGGCTAAGGTTAACCATGGCCCAAGCCGATATGACTTGTTTGGGTGGGAGGATCAAATGCAACTTCATCCTTTGTGTCATGAATATCACGAGTGAGAATGAAATGACAGCACTTAAAAAATCTCTTAAAATAATATTCGAGAGAATCGTTTCATCATGTTCTTCGACAACATCATCAAATTATCGCATAAAAAGCAAGCGGCAAAGGTTCTTTTGTTCCGCTAATTACAACACCAATGATTGTTAATAAAGTAAACGTTTATGCATCATCAGAGTAGCAAAATAAACTGAAGTTCTTTTAACTTTTAGGTCGATTATAAGTGTATTATTTTGCGTCCTTTTCATTTCCTCAAGGCCAGTTATTTACTTTCCTGCTTTGTAGGCAACAACTTAGGTATCAAATTACAACAAAACAACCCTTGAGCCTTACCGATATAGTTCCCCATGTGAACCTTTTTCTTACATGTAGTGTGTGTAACGTACCATATTTGTCCAATAAAGCACTCGTAATCAAAGTTCAGTGAtgttaaacttaaaaaaaaaaaaaaacaacaacaacgatattctaccccccccccctcactatGATACATAAACGACAAGTGCACCCGTCATATACATAGTATAGCTTAGGAAAGATACTTGATATAGTCCAAGGATATAAAGAATCTCAATAATCAATTTCGGTTATTGTCTAATCAAATTAATAAGGATGTGCGTAGATGAACAAAGTAACAAGAAAATTACCGGAGGTAAACTATAATCAATCAAAAGGAAGAGTCACTTAGGTTTCATTCCCCCTCAATGATACTCTCGATTTCAAAATATGGATTCTCAAAAGATCAATATTTCAAAAGTAGAATTGGCTCCAGAAAGGTTACCAAATCATACTCCTTTTCATACGTTGCCACAATCATATCGATAgccaaaagaaagaaagaaagaaagaatcgAACCTTAGCGGTTCGTATGGCAAGAGCAAGACCGGAACCTATGTGGTTCAATCAACGAGCAAGAAATAAACGAGTCAAACTGTCaagattaagggggtgaatgtTGGATTATTCTTGACGGGTCaagtcgggtcgggtcgggtcgggtcgggtcggtagAAGTATGTTTTTTATGGGTCAagtatttttaattagttatgtGTTTTTTATGTTGAAATGTTTAGCAAGAATAAGTTAGTGGGGTTAATGGGTTAGTAGCCCTAATTATTGGTTAGTGGGTATTTATTTTAttctatataatatataatgtaagttttagcatgaatgaaattagggttttgtaaaCACATTCTTTGTACGTAATTTTCTCTGTGTGATAAATGCCTTCAAAACCCAACATATCCGATTAATCGTTATGGACCCCTTAATTTGATGTTATCTCTTCCAAAGGTAGTGACAATGAGAAAAACCAAGTCTTGACACTAGATTTATACTACCTCTTAGTGAAAAACAAGAACCACTAAAACCAAATTAACAAATGAGAATTTCTAACCACCATTTTCTGTGTGCTAACATGCTAATACTACATAGAAATAGTTAAACATAAATGTTTGAATCAACAAACACAAAGTTAGTGACTTGTTTTAAAGGTTGTAAAAGTTCACTTTCATTGTAGAAAGTTAGTCACTTGAAGTAACTAACATAAACCAAAATCAAATCCATAATTGAAATCAAAAGCTCAAATCATTCTCATCTCCCCCAAGTGAATCAAAGAACTAGGTTAACATGGCAAAATGATAACAACATTCATTCATATATAATCAAAGTGAAAAGCTACAAGAATCGAGTAAAGTTGAATTATTCTTGAACCTTGGATTAATGGAGACAAGAGAACCACTACACTATGCTAAACAACTGCTAAAACACAAAATAAACAACTAAAAAGTGTGGGAGCTGATGTTGTGAAATAAGCATTGATCTTCAATTTATAGGCAATCTAAAAGGCAAGGCACGACCCATGCCTGATGTGCCATGGCCCCGTGCTCAGACAACTTCTAGCTCCACTAATTTGGTCGTAACCATATCTGACACAGTTAGGGGCCACAGGGGGCGTGCTACTAGGGGCACAAGGTGTACTGAACCTTTAGGCACAAGGGTGTGGTGACTTGGACACAGGGGTGTAGAGAAGCAGGAGATTTTGTCTTCTAGTGCTGCAGCACAAGGGCATCGCTTGATGGGGCACATTCCATGCCTGACCTTTGTCACTTGCATTCATCGATTTTCTTCTTGTATACGATCATTTAATCATTGAGAGGCCATTTGCTCCTGAAAATTCGAACTAAACCCATTAAGTATCAAATCCATTTGAATTCTCAATGAAATGAAATGGGATGCAAATGATGTAAAAATGATGTCTAAATATATGCACATCAGTTGAAGTTCGTTAGTTCAAAAAAATACCTAAATACGTAGTtgtgtgtatttttttatttcttgACATTCCGGTATATATTTTTGTTGAAATGGGTTTTGtacaaaataaatattgtttttatCGTAAGCAATATTGAGATACTTCTATAATACCGATATCATCATGAATTGAAGCCTACGAatattcatttttatagttttggtTTCCATACGACTCGGTTTCGATATATTTCTATACTATTCCACTACCTGTACCGAAGCGGTACCATACCGAGCCACCGCAAAGCACGGTCGCGTTATACATAACATTTAAGTTTGATGAACAATGTCTTGAGTTTTTTTTCAGTTTACCGCTTATACTTGAAATAATATACGCTTTTAACCCATCTAAATTTtaataatttgattttttttctaataacttgtgttccttaatttttttttctgaCATTCCGGTTTACATTTTACTGAAAAAGagttgtttttaattttttttcgcaACTATACCGAGTACCAATGCAATAATGGATTGAACCGATGTCAACCCAAACTGAATTCCTATTGCATTGCGTCAATAAAATACAGGTGTCATGACGAAATGAACTGAACATCGGTAATATTAGCACCGTCACCAatattcatttttatagtttttaatTAATGTAAAACGCTTATCAATATCCTTTTTTGTCATAACGGACCAAACTAATAGCAACTAAATTCCCGCAACAACACGCAAGAAAGTTCAAGTAGTTTATATAATACGAAAATTTTAACCTATATCCCCTTTATTTCCAGGAATAGTCAGaaataattttaaatttaaaaaacacaaCCTAGTTTGTGCTTTTAAGAACTCAAGTTTAAAAAACACAACCTAGTTTATACTTTTAAGAACTCAAGAAGTGTAAATGATTGGACATATATtgtaattttaaaaataaattgaTAAACCATGaaacatataataaaaaatgttaatattttcagtttttgataaataaacatggtcagaTTCGCATCAAGTCAATCAATAGGTGCGCGAAGATCAAAATCTTTAAAGGTGAAATTGATTAAAGGGAAATGATTACATGATGATGTATGATATCATGGACCCATATCTAATGTGATGGAAATTTAGACCATGCCATGTTTTATGTTGCTCTCATTCTACTTTTGTTGTACGTTATTGAGTTCATTAATCTGTTGTACACTTTTGTTGTTATTCTTTGTATATTCTACTTTTGTTGTACGTTATTGAGTTCATTAATCTGTTGTACACTTTTGTTGTTATTCTTTGTATATATGAGACCTCGTCTActgtttataaaaagttttaaaGACAAAAGTTTTAGTAGCATTATATATGTATaggttataatctacagtattacaCGATTTGAATAATGAAATGAATATGTTTGCAGAGAACAATAAGTCAAATAGATATACACCTGACAACCTTCCATTGTCCTCCCCTGAACATAATATCATAACCTTAGTCGTATAATTTCCCGAGGGAAATCAACATCTTTCTCAATTTAGAATTACCCTGACTTCTTCCAATGTCCAAATGGTTCCCAAATTGGTTTTCAAGTCAATGCCCCCCACCCTCGTAATATCCAAAGTTTTGGTTAGTAGCAAGATTTGCGGTTCCAAAGTTACCATGTCTAAGATTCTTCATCTTTCTCGAGTTGGAGATAGTATGACACGATGCACCTGAGTCCATAATCCAAGACCCCGTTGTGTCCTCGACACAGCAGATCAAAACATCCACCCCTTTCTAGTCTTTAGCTATGGGTGGTTTTGTGCACGGACATCTGAAGTGCCCATTCTCTTGGCAGTTCCTGCAAGTAATGTCCTTTCTTATCTTTGAACTCCCCATCTTGCCTTTAAACTTAGATATTCCCCTATTACTGTCTCTCATCTCTTTCTTCCTACCTATTCCCTTAGTGTTAAGTAGAGCACTGGATGATTCAATGCACTCTTCCTCCCGATGTCTTCTCCTAAGATAAAGTCATGGATGCCCTGGAACATAAGTTTGGTGGTTCCAGCTGAACCACTAATAGCCTGACTGATTTAACCAACTATCCACTAACGAAGATAAAAGAAGCAAAGCTTGTACCTCGTCACAAAATTTAATATCGGTTGATAATAAACGGGATATAAAGGTACTAAGTTCATTAATGTGAGTAGTAGCATACACACTTTCCTACATACTAGTGTTAACTAACTGTCTAATCAAGTATACCTTATTAGAGGAGGAAGGCTTCTCATACATGTTTGATAGAGTTGTCATAACCCCACGATCATGTAGTCTCTTTCATGATGTTGAAAGCCACACTCTTTGTCAAAGTGCACCTAATAACTGCTAGGGCTTTTCTATCTTAGTTAACCCATTCTTCATCCATCATCTTCTCGGGTTTCTGACTTATCAAACACTAAAGAAGATTTTTCTGACACAACAAATCATCGACTTACATCTTCCACCATCCAAAATCCTATCCATCGATCATTTCAATCCTGGTCTTTCCGTCCTTAGCCGTCATCCTGACTTGGGTTGCCTAATGGAGGAAACTACCCAAAACTGATAAGAGAATGCGTGAGAACAAACtcaaaaaacaaacacccaaaCTGACCTCAAAGAATGTACAATAGCAAACTGAACAACAAAATTGTTTGGACTTGTTATCAGGAGATGATATCCTGCATGAGTTGAGTGTGGATGGTAGCGGTTCCAAATCAGAATGGATCAGCGACGGCAACAATGGCTATGATCGGTGGTCTCTTGTGTGTCGGCAGAAATGGCTAGGGGTGGTGGCACTGGATGTTGTGATGTGTGTACAATCGAAAAAGTTTTAACGATCAAGAGCCTAAGCTTTGATACCAGTTGTTAGGGTCAAAC encodes the following:
- the LOC110902756 gene encoding transcription factor bHLH51; translated protein: MDNSNMIFHWEIKPSPFTYKYLNTIHPRTCNLFVSFKMDDFAWSSGTQDAVFDQFRRWGDEWLGDPSVFQVDGGEGSSHGGGNCGGYYGGEQGDGKVGSASKNHSEAEKRRRDRINAHLATLRKLVCNSDKMDKATLLGKVIEHLKEQKSTTMELSKVYKLPTDSDEVIIDFVSNTMEPSNNVFIKASICCEDRPELLSEINHTIKRLRLTMAQADMTCLGGRIKCNFILCVMNITSENEMTALKKSLKIIFERIVSSCSSTTSSNYRIKSKRQRFFCSANYNTNDC